A portion of the Streptomyces platensis genome contains these proteins:
- a CDS encoding response regulator transcription factor, with protein sequence MTHSVLLAEDDRPIRTALERALTLEGYQVTAVADGIQALAAAHRERPDVILLDVMMPGIDGLQVCQVLRAEQDRTPILMLTARVDTADRIAGLDAGADDYVVKPFEVEEVFARLRALLRRTTAGGAGAAGASGAEDGGAPHAAGTGPDAAEEPGETGGGAETGGAYDARVADSGVVEAADLRIDGPSRRAWRGDRELELTRTEFELLELLARNAGIVLDHSTIYDRIWGYDFGPGSKNLAVYVGYLRRKVDVPGSRPLIHTVRGVGYVLRED encoded by the coding sequence GTGACCCATTCCGTACTGCTCGCCGAGGACGACCGCCCCATCCGGACCGCGCTGGAGCGTGCCCTGACCCTGGAGGGATACCAGGTCACCGCCGTCGCCGACGGCATCCAGGCGCTGGCCGCCGCGCACCGCGAGCGGCCGGACGTGATCCTGCTGGACGTGATGATGCCGGGGATCGACGGGCTCCAGGTGTGCCAGGTGCTGCGGGCCGAGCAGGACCGCACCCCGATCCTGATGCTGACCGCCCGGGTCGACACCGCGGACCGGATCGCCGGTCTGGACGCCGGGGCGGACGACTATGTGGTCAAGCCGTTCGAGGTCGAGGAGGTCTTCGCCCGGCTGCGGGCGCTGCTGCGGCGGACGACGGCGGGCGGGGCCGGGGCGGCCGGGGCGTCCGGGGCGGAGGACGGCGGCGCGCCCCACGCCGCGGGGACCGGTCCGGACGCCGCCGAGGAGCCCGGCGAGACGGGCGGGGGCGCGGAAACGGGCGGGGCGTACGACGCCAGGGTGGCGGACAGCGGTGTCGTCGAGGCCGCGGATCTGCGGATCGACGGCCCTTCGCGCCGGGCCTGGCGCGGCGATCGGGAGCTGGAGCTGACCCGGACCGAGTTCGAGCTGCTGGAGCTGCTGGCCCGCAACGCCGGGATCGTGCTGGACCATTCGACGATCTACGACCGGATCTGGGGCTACGACTTCGGGCCGGGCTCGAAGAACCTCGCGGTGTACGTGGGCTACCTGCGCCGCAAGGTCGACGTCCCGGGCAGCCGCCCGCTGATCCACACGGTGCGTGGCGTCGGTTACGTCCTGCGGGAGGACTGA
- a CDS encoding sensor histidine kinase, giving the protein MPGPSDRAGSGTRAGRRRLWVRLCARLRSWRRGGSAAWVRTRRPASLRTAFAVAFAAGAAAVTVLVGFLSYDAAARLVRVDEKSVFSQVVRDLRTQVREKPFWPADYATADPDHDGPRDDLTRPSRTEVQILGAGGQIVERGRPALPAGAAERRIAGDDRAGLHAEREADIGDEEYHVATVALGGGRGAVQVAQKFSETEDLLSALQQRTALLAAAVIALAGAGGWWLARRITGRLVRLTAVAESVAEHGRLDVPVPVAGRDEVARLGRAFDDMLGRLASAVQDQQRLVQDAGHELRTPLTSLRTNISLLKRFEELPSDARDELLADLAGEARELSDLVNELVDLAAGQRDDDPLAEVGLAEVAEKAAASARRRTGREITVRSVRPAVVEGRPAALHRALTNLLENAAKFDAGGTAPIEVVVTGARVEVLDRGPGIEDADLTRVFDRFYRAAAARGLPGSGLGLAIVREIATAHGGHAFATHRPGGGATLGFTVGTGTGTGSGAGSGGGAHTETGPGS; this is encoded by the coding sequence ATGCCCGGACCCTCCGACCGTGCCGGGAGCGGCACCCGCGCCGGCCGCCGCCGGCTGTGGGTCCGGCTGTGCGCCCGGCTGCGGTCCTGGCGGCGCGGCGGATCGGCGGCCTGGGTACGCACCCGCAGGCCCGCCAGTCTGCGCACCGCCTTCGCGGTGGCGTTCGCCGCCGGGGCCGCGGCGGTGACCGTTCTCGTCGGGTTCCTCAGCTACGACGCGGCGGCCCGGCTGGTACGGGTCGATGAGAAGTCGGTGTTCTCGCAGGTCGTACGGGACCTGCGCACCCAGGTCCGGGAGAAGCCGTTCTGGCCCGCCGACTACGCGACCGCCGACCCCGACCACGACGGGCCGCGCGACGACCTCACCCGGCCCAGCCGTACCGAGGTGCAGATCCTGGGCGCCGGCGGCCAGATCGTGGAGCGGGGGCGCCCGGCGCTGCCGGCCGGTGCCGCGGAGCGCCGGATCGCCGGCGACGACCGGGCGGGCCTGCACGCGGAGCGGGAGGCGGACATCGGCGACGAGGAGTACCACGTCGCGACCGTCGCGCTCGGCGGCGGCCGCGGGGCGGTCCAGGTCGCCCAGAAGTTCAGCGAGACCGAGGATCTGCTCTCCGCGCTCCAGCAGCGCACCGCCCTGCTGGCCGCCGCGGTCATCGCGCTGGCCGGTGCGGGCGGCTGGTGGCTGGCGCGCCGGATCACCGGCCGGCTGGTGCGGCTGACCGCGGTCGCCGAGAGCGTGGCGGAGCACGGCCGGCTGGACGTCCCGGTCCCGGTGGCCGGGCGCGACGAGGTCGCCCGGCTCGGCCGGGCCTTCGACGACATGCTCGGCCGGCTGGCCAGCGCCGTCCAGGACCAGCAGCGCCTCGTCCAGGACGCCGGCCATGAGCTGCGCACCCCGCTGACCTCGCTCCGTACGAACATCTCGCTGCTGAAACGGTTCGAGGAACTGCCGTCGGACGCCCGCGACGAGCTGCTGGCCGATCTGGCGGGCGAGGCCCGGGAACTCAGCGATCTGGTCAATGAGCTGGTGGACCTGGCCGCCGGGCAGCGGGACGACGACCCGCTCGCCGAGGTGGGGCTGGCCGAGGTCGCGGAGAAGGCGGCCGCCTCGGCCCGCCGCCGCACCGGCCGCGAGATCACCGTACGGAGCGTGCGCCCGGCGGTGGTCGAGGGCCGGCCCGCCGCGCTGCACCGTGCGCTCACCAACCTGCTGGAGAACGCCGCCAAGTTCGACGCGGGCGGCACGGCGCCGATCGAGGTCGTGGTCACGGGCGCCCGGGTCGAGGTCCTCGACCGCGGCCCCGGGATCGAGGACGCCGATCTCACCCGGGTCTTCGACCGCTTCTACCGCGCCGCGGCCGCCCGTGGCCTGCCCGGCTCCGGCCTCGGCCTCGCCATCGTCCGCGAGATCGCCACCGCCCACGGCGGCCACGCCTTCGCCACCCACCGCCCGGGCGGCGGCGCCACCCTGGGCTTCACGGTCGGCACCGGGACGGGGACGGGGAGCGGTGCGGGCTCCGGCGGCGGAGCACATACGGAGACCGGGCCGGGGTCCTAG
- a CDS encoding BlaI/MecI/CopY family transcriptional regulator: MAETSPVRRRPAGELEASVLAALWAAEGPLSAAAVQSALGGRLARTTVTTILTRLHDKGAVSRSRAGRGFAYSPIQDSAGLTARRMRHELDKQHDRGTALARFVSQLTREDEELLRNLLGAAGDGVRGGPQPGVGDGPGA; this comes from the coding sequence ATGGCGGAGACATCACCTGTGCGGCGGCGCCCGGCCGGTGAGCTGGAGGCGAGCGTGCTCGCGGCACTGTGGGCGGCCGAGGGCCCACTGAGCGCCGCCGCGGTGCAGAGCGCCCTGGGCGGGCGGCTCGCGCGCACCACCGTCACCACGATCCTCACCCGGCTGCACGACAAGGGGGCGGTGTCCCGCTCCCGGGCCGGCCGCGGCTTCGCGTACTCGCCCATACAGGACTCCGCGGGGCTGACCGCCCGGCGGATGCGCCATGAGCTCGACAAGCAGCACGACCGCGGCACCGCGCTCGCCCGCTTCGTCTCCCAACTGACCCGCGAGGACGAGGAGTTGCTGCGGAATCTGCTCGGAGCGGCGGGGGACGGTGTGCGCGGGGGGCCGCAGCCCGGTGTGGGGGACGGTCCGGGGGCCTAG
- a CDS encoding phosphatase PAP2 family protein — protein MTASGPEPGHERRPEPGPAAEEPRPEPAPVPRRDTAALRTVAGTCAALFAATAVTVSVRHGAPLAAEQAAVRWSIAHRGEPAHSMAGALTATGSGAVPYLMAVLAGLLAGRRARGRMRAVCCAVVVLAVGQAIRYGLMELLARPRPPVADWTGSASGYAFPSGHATTSALAAGILAWGIARRARPAVARTWCVVLALWAAGVGLTRVYLGVHWPGDVLGGWFLAAGLLALALLLEPFALRRPDRS, from the coding sequence GTGACCGCCTCGGGACCGGAACCGGGACACGAACGGCGACCGGAACCAGGCCCGGCGGCGGAGGAGCCACGGCCGGAGCCGGCGCCGGTCCCGCGCCGCGATACCGCCGCCCTCCGCACCGTCGCCGGGACCTGCGCGGCGCTCTTCGCCGCCACGGCCGTGACCGTGTCCGTACGGCACGGGGCTCCGCTCGCCGCCGAACAGGCCGCCGTCCGCTGGTCCATCGCGCACCGCGGGGAGCCCGCGCACTCCATGGCCGGGGCGCTGACCGCCACCGGCAGTGGCGCCGTCCCGTATCTGATGGCGGTGCTCGCCGGTCTGCTGGCCGGTCGGCGGGCGCGCGGCCGGATGCGCGCGGTGTGCTGTGCCGTCGTCGTCCTCGCCGTCGGCCAGGCGATCCGTTACGGCCTGATGGAGCTGCTCGCCCGCCCCCGCCCGCCGGTCGCCGACTGGACCGGTTCCGCCTCCGGATACGCGTTCCCCTCCGGCCACGCCACCACCTCGGCGCTGGCGGCCGGAATCCTGGCCTGGGGCATCGCCCGGCGCGCCCGCCCCGCCGTGGCCCGCACCTGGTGCGTGGTGCTCGCCCTGTGGGCAGCCGGAGTCGGCCTCACCCGTGTCTACCTGGGCGTTCACTGGCCCGGCGATGTCCTTGGCGGCTGGTTCCTGGCGGCCGGACTGCTCGCCCTCGCGCTGCTTCTGGAGCCGTTCGCCCTCCGCCGGCCGGACCGCTCCTGA